In Haematobia irritans isolate KBUSLIRL chromosome 1, ASM5000362v1, whole genome shotgun sequence, a genomic segment contains:
- the LOC142224574 gene encoding uncharacterized protein LOC142224574, producing MHPQRVTVWCGLWAGDIIGPYFFQNEAGQTVTVNGVRYREMITNFLWPELDDMDVDDMWFQQDGATCHTSNETMALLRNKFNGLVISRNGDVNWPLRSCDLTPLDFFFGVI from the coding sequence atgcacccacaaagagtgactgtttggtgcggtttatgggctggcgacatcatcgggccgtattttttccaaaatgaggccggtcagacagttactgtgaatggtgttcgctatcgtgagatgataacgaactttttatggcccgaattggatgatatggatgtggacgatatgtggtttcagcaggacggtgccacttgccacacatctaacgaaacaatggctcttttgcgcaacaaattcaatggccttgttatctcacgtaatggcgatgtcaattggccgctaagatcatgtgatttgacaccgttggactttttctttggagttatttga
- the LOC142224561 gene encoding uncharacterized protein LOC142224561, which translates to MKPLCLTLLFCSLVALTIGEPPVGKSAQYFYSHPLKSTKHSSFTRAPNNKQKTLVVQIRSDTPGQFIVKGRPNTAHTHAHQTHAHHGHAHTHQLAHSHSHIHHHINAAAAASSHHHRAHPRPIKLTGPTMYLKNPSLLRKPLKLKLTGSSKLKPASIHKPATSYDVPFKYEKPAVVFPSAEIQHLPLETHTDFISSHFAPIHTIPAPNLSLHDNHLHPEEAYLPPSHSSSPKPQVYHQNKNNYKVVEDNTNDQTIVDPFSGSQKLYAPDPDPSLPAAQVRPAVEPFNTPSNGKPLPADIQSNQLPLAQPLVQIVGAQASKQIVPEIYPIQFTQQTHLQPFVAANVAPIPIYNPTYLVTQSNNLYTQHQQQLFKPTITAAPVPVVEAGYVNADLTQEVASNGQILQAAKDPHNNIHPVLDVAPHFAALIAAPALDEEHQSLETAPFRLANVANPPSAITQTTEAGFVVSNYYGNAHQDSTQLLQAYAEEEEAEAHRQQYEELQQHFQQQQQQNQQFQQHQQLPHPQFLQQTPSPHPVQQQQLDPAASAFEEHQRLVKQQLGADTPLRIFVPDDEEARLKKRSDDISKGSLEYVDSMEGVEEIQPQYDMSSEASNEDHHRQADDNSHEDREQNQEDRDRLQEISSQEE; encoded by the exons CCCCTTTGCTTAACCTTACTATTCTGTTCACTAGTGGCGCTTACAATAGGCGAACCTCCCGTTGGAAAGTCTGCGCAGTATTTCTACAGTCATCCACTTAAAAGCACTAAACATTCATCGTTTACCCGAGCTCCCAATAACAAACAGAAAACATTGGTTGttcaaattcgtagtgatacacCCGGTCAATTTATAGTTAAGGGGCGACCAAATACAGCTCACACCCATGCCCATCAAACACATGCTCATCATGGTCATGCCCATACCCATCAATTGGCTCACTCTCACAGCCACATACATCACCATATcaatgctgctgctgctgcctcAAGTCATCATCACAGGGCTCATCCAAGGCCAATAAAATTGACAGGACCTACGATGTATTTGAAAAATCCTTCCCTATTGCGCAAgccattaaaactaaaattaaccgGAAGCTCAAAACTGAAACCAGCATCTATACACAAACCAGCCACTAGTTATGATGTCCCATTCAAGTATGAAAAGCCTGCAGTCGTGTTTCCAAGTGCGGAAATTCAACATTTACCG ttGGAAACACATACGGACTTTATCTCGAGTCACTTTGCTCCCATTCATACAATACCCGCGCCAAACTTGTCTTTGCACGACAATCACTTACATCCCGAGGAAGCATATTTGCCACCCTCGCACTCATCATCACCAAAGCCGCAAGTGTATCAtcagaacaaaaataattacaaagttGTGGAGGACAATACCAATGACCAAACAATAGTGGATCCATTCTCCGGTTCACAGAAACTGTATGCCCCTGATCCGGATCCATCATTACCTGCTGCCCAAGTCCGTCCAGCTGTGGAGCCGTTCAATACCCCCAGCAATGGCAAACCTTTACCGGCCGATATACAAAGCAATCAACTGCCATTGGCCCAACCTTTGGTGCAAATAGTGGGCGCTCAGGCTTCCAAGCAAATTGTACCTGAAATCTACCCCATACAATTCACCCAACAAACGCATCTTCAACCATTCGTAGCTGCCAATGTGGCTCCTATTCCAATTTACAATCCAACTTATTTAGTTACTCAATCGAATAATCTCTATACCCAACATCAGCAACAATTATTCAAGCCTACGATAACAGCGGCTCCCGTGCCAGTTGTCGAAGCAGGCTATGTTAATGCCGATTTGACCCAAGAGGTTGCAAGTAATGGACAGATTTTACAGGCTGCCAAAGATCCACACAATAATATTCATCCCGTTTTGGATGTAGCTCCCCATTTTGCAGCTCTTATAGCTGCACCGGCTTTGGATGAAGAACACCAGTCTCTGGAGACGGCACCGTTCCGTCTGGCCAATGTAGCAAATCCACCATCGGCCATAACACAGACTACGGAGGCTGGTTTTGTTGTATCTAATTATTATGGAAACGCCCATCAAGATTCCACTCAACTCTTACAAGCCTATGCTGAGGAAGAAGAAGCTGAAGCTCATAGGCAACAATATGAAGAATTACAACAACatttccaacaacaacaacaacaaaatcagcAATTCCAACAACATCAGCAATTGCCACATCCACAATTTTTACAGCAAACACCATCACCTCATCCAGTCCAACAGCAACAGCTGGATCCAGCTGCGTCGGCCTTCGAAGAGCATCAGCGTTTAGTGAAACAACAATTGGGAGCTGATACCCCACTACGAATTTTTGTTCCTGATGATGAAGAG GCTCGTTTGAAAAAACGTTCCGATGACATTAGCAAGGGATCTCTTGAATACGTGGACAGCATGGAAGGTGTGGAAGAGATACAGCCTCAATACGATATGTCCTCAGAGGCGTCTAATGAAGATCATCACAGGCAAGCGGACGATAATAGCCATGAAGATAGAGAACAAAACCAAGAAGATAGAGATCGGCTACAAGAAATAAGTTCACAAGAGGAATAG